One window of the Nicotiana tabacum cultivar K326 unplaced genomic scaffold, ASM71507v2 Un00080, whole genome shotgun sequence genome contains the following:
- the LOC142178938 gene encoding putative mitochondrial protein AtMg00240 — protein sequence MTRPDISFSVQTLSQFLQNPKKSHIEDALRIVRYLKKQPGQGILLSSDISNTVMGFCDADWFPAHIQENLLQIKLHVDIYSDSKAAMQIAANPMYHERTKYIEIDCHFIQEKNTTKADHN from the exons ATGACTCGACCTGATATATCTTTTAGTGTTCAGACTCTCAGTCAGTTCCTTCAAAATCCTAAAAAGTCTCACATAGAAGATGCACTTAGAATTGTAAGATATCTGAAAAAGCAGCCTGGCCAAGGTATTTTACTATCTAGTGACATCAGCAATACAGTCATGGGATTTTGTGATGCTGATTGGTTTCCTGCCCACATACAAGAAAATCTGTTACAG ATCAAACTACATGTTGATATTTACAGTGATAGTAAAGCTGCTATGCAGATTGCAGCCAATCCAATGTATCATGAGAGAACGAAATACATCGAAATTGATTGTCACTTCATTCAAGAAAAAAATACTACAAAGGCTGATCACAACTAA